One region of Primulina tabacum isolate GXHZ01 chromosome 1, ASM2559414v2, whole genome shotgun sequence genomic DNA includes:
- the LOC142520495 gene encoding microtubule-associated protein 70-1-like produces MGVQDLWTGKIILNGGLGPNFKQNHSFDGTKDDEKQNSPWKGNQDEKPSDVHNDREDTVPGLLYDILQKEVVALRKAGHEKDQSLKDKDDAIEMLAKKVEKLTKAMDIEAKRMRREVASMEKDRRWLHENRAKLLGILKIH; encoded by the exons ATGGGGGTTCAAGATCTTTGGACGGGTAAAATTATCTTAAATGGTGGACTAGGGCCAAATTTCAAGCAAAATCATTCCTTTGATGGAACTAAGGATGACGAGAAGCAAAATAGCCCGTGGAAAGGAAATCAAGATGAAAAACCCAGTGATGTACACAATGACAGAGAGGACACTGTGCCAGGGTTGTTATATGATATATTACAGAAAGAAGTGGTTGCCTTGAGAAAAGCTGGTCATGAAAAGGATCAGAGCCTAAAAGACAAGGATGACGCAATTGAG ATGCTAGCAAAGAAGGTGGAAAAATTAACTAAAGCCATGGATATTGAGGCCAAAAGGATGAGAAGAGAAGTGGCCTCAATGGAGAAGGATCGGAGGTGGCTGCATGAAAATAGGGCCAAACTACTTGGGATCCTAAAAATTCATTAA
- the LOC142555465 gene encoding phragmoplastin DRP1C: protein MATMESLIGLVNRIQRACTVLGDHGGEGMSLWEALPSVAVVGGQSSGKSSVLESVVGRDFLPRGSGIVTRRPLVLQLHKTEGGAEYAEFLHAPKKKFTDFAAVRKEIADETDRITGKSKQISNVPIHLSIYSPSVVNLTLIDLPGLTKVAVEGQLESIVEDIEMMVRSYVEKPNCIILAISPANQDIATSDAIKLAKEVDPTGERTFGVLTKLDLMDKGTNAQDVLEGKAYRLQHPWVGIVNRSQADINKNVNMNYARQKEREYFESSPEYGHLAHKMGSEYLAKLLSQHLETVIRQRIPSIIALINKTIDELNAELDRIGRPIATDGGAQLYTILEMCRAFDRIFKEHLDGGRPGGSRIYGVFDHQLPAALKKLPLDRHLSQSNVRKVISEADGYQPHLIAPEQGYRRLIDGSLGFFKGPAEASVDGVHLILKELVRKSIAETEELKRFPTLQSDIAAAANDALERFRDESRKTVLRLVEMESSYLTVEFFRKLQTEPEKNTNPATSNVDRYADNHLRKIGSNVSAYINMVCDTLKNTIPKAVVHCQVREAKRSLLNQFYTQIGRREREQLGKMLDEDPSLMAKRETIAKRLALYKSARDEIDSVAWK, encoded by the exons ATGGCGACAATGGAGAGTCTGATCGGTCTAGTGAACAGAATCCAAAGAGCATGCACTGTTTTAGGCGATCATGGCGGCGAAGGCATGTCCCTGTGGGAAGCCCTTCCGTCGGTCGCCGTTGTTGGTGGCCAG AGTTCGGGTAAATCATCGGTGTTGGAAAGCGTGGTGGGGAGAGATTTTCTGCCTCGGGGATCTG GCATTGTTACAAGGAGGCCGTTGGTGTTGCAACTTCATAAAACGGAGGGAGGGGCAGAGTATGCAGAGTTTTTACATGCACCAAAGAAGAAATTTACTGACTTTG CTGCTGTACGAAAGGAAATAGCAGATGAGACGGATCGCATAACAGGAAAATCTAAGCAAATATCTAATGTGCCTATTCACCTCAGCATATATTCTCCAAGTG TTGTAAACCTGACACTCATTGATCTTCCTGGATTGACGAAGGTAGCTGTAG AGGGACAGCTTGAGAGTATCGTTGAGGATATTGAAATGATGGTTCGCTCCTATGTTGAAAAg CCAAATTGCATCATTTTGGCCATCTCTCCAGCTAACCAAGATATAGCCACTTCCGACGCCATAAAACTTGCTAAAGAAGTTGATCCAACAG GTGAAAGGACGTTCGGTGTTCTGACTAAACTTGATCTAATGGACAAAGGAACCAATGCACAAGAT GTACTCGAGGGTAAAGCATACAGGCTACAGCATCCATGGGTTGGAATAGTGAACCGTTCACAAGCTGATATCAATAAGAATGTTAACATGAATTATGCTCGCCAAAAAGAGAGGGAATATTTCGAATCAAGCCCAGAATATGGGCATCTTGCTCACAAAATGGGATCAGAATATCTGGCAAAGCTTTTGTCTCAG CATTTGGAGACTGTTATAAGGCAGCGCATTCCCAGCATTATTGCCTTGATAAACAAGACTATTGATGAACTCAATGCAGAGTTGGACCGTATTGGCAGGCCAATTGCAACTGATGGTGGG GCACAATTATACACAATTTTGGAAATGTGTCGTGCATTTGATCGTATATTTAAGGAACATTTGGATGGAGG GAGGCCAGGTGGATCTAGGATATATGGTGTCTTTGATCATCAACTACCAGCCGCTCTCAAAAAGCTTCCGTTAGATCGCCATCTCTCACAGAGTAATGTGAGAAAAGTTATTTCAGAGGCAGATGGCTATCAGCCTCATTTGATTGCTCCTGAACAAGGATACAGAAGGCTGATTGATGGATCGCTTGGCTTTTTCAAGGGTCCTGCCGAAGCTTCAGTTGATGGG GTACACTTAATACTGAAAGAACTGGTGAGGAAGTCGATTGCAGAAACAGAG GAATTGAAACGATTCCCAACACTTCAATCTGACATTGCGGCAGCTGCAAATGATGCGCTGGAGAGATTTCGTGATGAAAGCCGCAAGACGGTTTTGCGGCTAGTGGAAATGGAATCTTCTTACCTTACTGTAGAGTTCTTCCGTAAACTTCAAACAGAACCAGAGAAAAATACGAACCCCGCAACTTCAAATGTAGACCGTTATGCTGACAATCATCTAAGGAAAATCG GTTCAAATGTGTCTGCATATATTAACATGGTTTGCGATACGTTGAAGAATACTATTCCAAAGGCCGTTGTTCATTGCCAAGTCCGGGAGGCTAAAAGATCACTGCTTAATCAATTCTACACTCAAATCGGAAGGAGAGAG AGGGAGCAACTTGGGAAAATGTTGGATGAAGATCCATCTCTAATGGCAAAGAGGGAGACCATAGCTAAGAGGCTTGCGTTGTACAAGTCTGCACGTGACGAAATTGATTCGGTTGCGTGGAAGTga
- the LOC142555473 gene encoding two-component response regulator ORR21-like, with protein MACASGGKLVVPEQFPAGLRVLVVDDDVVCLRVLEQMLRKCMYSVTSCSQATVALKLLRERKGCYDIILSDVHMPDMNGFRLLELVGLEMDLPVIMISADGRTDLVMRGIRHGACDYLIKPIRDEELKNIWQHVVRKRWNGNKEPEHSDSLEDSDWSKRAGDDAEYGSSVNEGGDGVLKSQKKRRETKDDDSSELDNDDPTMLKKPRVVWSVDLHQQFVSAVNQLGIDKAVPKRILELMNVPGLTRENVASHLQKFRLYLKRLSGVAQQQGGLPSSYYGPLEQTPNLDPIGKFDIQALAASGQLPPQTLAAIHAEFFCRPSGNLVLSAMDQPALLHASLQGPKCIPVDQNVAYGQPLIKCSSNIMKQISQPLMSNEDGQSEFRAWSSKDIGDVVPACNNTSVVEANDNILASFVQQQQQQRRQHQLEQQRQSIMLEPCRPINVQPSCMVVPSQSSANFQPVNSPASVNQNFNFGNNTMDYNNPSVQSNNRSGFGQILDVECKPAFMLSEFSASGSVSSVSSSTKNAEGNVSNMHYMQSSYGAKTDRVLDQESIRNPVHVGKGTSIPSRFAVDENEFPLGNLNHVRFYAESNANKVKQEPNMDFTDNVKVGITVRQHFPQMI; from the exons ATGGCGTGCGCTAGCGGCGGAAAATTGGTGGTTCCAGAGCAGTTTCCGGCGGGGCTGAGGGTTTTGGTGGTGGACGACGACGTCGTTTGCTTGCGCGTGCTGGAGCAGATGCTTCGCAAGTGCATGTACAGTG TTACCAGTTGTTCTCAAGCTACAGTTGCTTTGAAGTTATTACGGGAGAGGAAAGGCTGTTATGATATAATACTCAGTGACGTTCACATGCCTGATATGAATGGCTTCAGGCTTCTGGAGCTAGTTGGATTGGAAATGGACCTTCCTGTTATAA TGATATCTGCTGATGGAAGAACGGACCTTGTGATGAGAGGAATCAGACATGGAGCGTGTGATTACTTGATTAAACCTATTCGGGATGAAGAACTGAAAAATATTTGGCAGCATGTTGTTAGGAAAAGGTGGAATGGCAATAAAGAACCTGAACATTCAGATAGCCTGGAAGACAGTGATTGGAGTAAACGAGCAGGTGATGATGCTGAGTATGGCTCCTCTGTGAATGAAGGGGGGGATGGGGTGCTAAAATCACAGAAGAAAAGGAGGGAAACTAAAGATGATGACAGCTCAGAATTGGACAATGATGACCCTACTATGTTGAAGAAGCCTCGAGTCGTCTGGTCAGTGGACCTTCATCAGCAATTTGTCagtgctgtaaatcaactcggGATTGATA AGGCTGTACCCAAGAGAATTCTTGAATTGATGAATGTTCCTGGTTTAACGAGGGAGAATGTGGCAAGCCATTTACAG AAATTTAGACTATACTTGAAGAGATTGAGTGGAGTGGCTCAACAGCAGGGTGGTCTCCCTAGTTCTTATTATGGCCCACTGGAACAAACTCCAAACCTAGATCCCATTGGAAAATTTGACATCCAAGCATTGGCAGCTTCTGGCCAACTTCCTCCTCAGACATTGGCAGCTATACATGCTGAGTTTTTTTGTCGGCCATCTGGAAACTTAGTTTTGTCAGCAATGGATCAGCCAGCCCTACTTCATGCATCTCTTCAGGGACCTAAATGCATTCCTGTAGATCAAAATGTGGCTTATGGTCAGCCTTTGATTAAATGCTCATCCAACATTATGAAACAAATTTCTCAACCTCTGATGTCAAATGAGGATGGTCAATCGGAATTCAGAGCCTGGTCGTCCAAGGATATCGGTGATGTTGTACCAGCCTGCAATAATACTAGTGTAGTTGAAGCGAACGATAATATCTTAGCAAGTTTCGTACAGCAACAGCAGCAACAAAGAAGACAACACCAGCTGGAGCAACAGAGACAATCTATAATGCTGGAGCCATGCCGTCCAATTAATGTGCAGCCTTCTTGCATGGTGGTTCCATCCCAGTCTTCAGCCAATTTTCAACCTGTAAATAGTCCTGCTTCTGTCAATCAAAACTTTAACTTTGGAAATAATACAATGGATTACAACAATCCCTCAGTTCAATCAAATAATCGATCAGGTTTTGGTCAAATATTGGACGTGGAATGTAAACCAGCATTTATGCTTTCTGAGTTTTCTGCTTCAGGTTCGGTTTCCTCTGTGTCTTCTTCCACGAAAAATGCAGAAGGGAATGTATCTAACATGCACTACATGCAAAGTTCGTATGGTGCTAAAACAGACAGAGTACTTGATCAGGAATCAATTAGAAATCCCGTACATGTTGGTAAAGGAACATCCATACCAAGCCGCTTTGCCGTGGATGAAAACGAATTTCCACTGGGAAATTTAAATCATGTAAGATTTTATGCCGAGAGTAATGCTAACAAAGTGAAGCAGGAGCCAAACATGGATTTCACGGATAATGTGAAAGTGGGCATCACAGTACGCCAGCATTTTCCCCAAATGATCTGA